The Anabas testudineus chromosome 14, fAnaTes1.2, whole genome shotgun sequence genome includes a region encoding these proteins:
- the LOC113169068 gene encoding potassium channel subfamily K member 13 isoform X2: MWCVCVAAVLMAQRRAAGSCCCPRAPMNEDNARFCLLAGLILLYLLCGAAIFSALEHPFELRARRLWKQQLENFTQRYRVNLGALQTLLRQYEEANGAGIRVDTLRPRWDFSGAFYFVGTVVSTIGFGMTTPATIAGKIFLIFYGLIGCAATILFFNLFLERIITMLAYIMRWCHERRLKCAGVVSSREETSGEEDSLEGWKPSVYYVMLILGMASIVIACSASTLYSSMENWSYVDSLYFCFVAFSTIGFGDLVSSQRQQYESQEAYRLGNCLFILMGVCCIYSLFNVISIIIKQTLNWILGKLDSRCLPAHLRHKRLKRNTVQPLPSHCSTGKHRYTDGSVDTVCDSEMEAGGVADGVCVGRRMSEEMISVNEFMVSNKVSLALLQKQLSETAHQGPRQSYGHQNGFSGGVGALAIMNNRLQETSVDR, translated from the exons ATGTGGTGTGTCTGCGTTGCTGCTGTGCTCATGGCTCAGAGGAGGGCTGCTGGTAGCTGCTGCTGTCCCAGGGCACCCATGAATGAAGATAATGCTCGCTTCTGCCTGCTGGCCGGGCTCATCCTGCTCTACTTATTGTGTGGGGCAGCTATCTTCTCAGCCCTGGAACATCCCTTCGAGCTCCGTGCCCGTCGCCTctggaaacagcagctggaaaacTTCACCCAGAGATACAGGGTCAACCTAGGTGCCCTACAAACTCTGCTGAGGCAGTACGAGGAGGCAAACGGTGCTGGGATCAGAGTGGACACATTGAGGCCCCGCTGGGATTTTTCTGGAGCGTTCTACTTTGTGGGCACAGTGGTCTCCACTATTg GCTTTGGTATGACCACGCCAGCGACCATAGCTGGGAAAATATTCTTAATCTTCTATGGTCTCATTGGTTGTGCTGCCACAATTCTCTTCTTTAACCTCTTCCTGGAGAGGATTATCACCATGTTAGCCTACATCATGCGCTGGTGCCACGAGCGACGGCTGAAGTGTGCAGGGGTCGTGTCGAGCAGGGAAGAGACATCAGGTGAAGAGGACAGCTTGGAGGGCTGGAAACCGTCAGTCTATTACGTTATGCTGATCCTAGGAATGGCTTCGATTGTGATCGCATGCAGTGCCTCTACTCTGTACAGCTCCATGGAGAACTGGAGCTACGTGGACTCCCTCTACTTCTGCTTCGTGGCCTTCAGCACCATTGGCTTTGGGGACCTGGTGAGCAGTCAGAGACAACAATACGAGTCTCAGGAGGCCTACCGGCTTGGCAACTGTCTTTTCATCTTAATGGGAGTATGTTGTATCTACTCACTTTTCaatgttatttctattatcATCAAGCAAACTCTCAACTGGATTCTAGGTAAGCTGG actcGCGGTGCCTGCCTGCTCACCTGAGGCACAAACGCTTAAAGCGCAACACCGTGCAGCCTTTGCCATCCCACTGCTCCACAGGAAAACACCGCTACACGGATGGCTCTGTGGACACAGTGTGCGACAGTGAGATGGAGGCAGGTGGAGTGGCTGACGGGGTATGCGTGGGGCGTCGTATGTCTGAAGAGATGATCTCTGTCAATGAGTTCATGGTATCCAATAAGGTGTCTCTGGCATTACTGCAGAAGCAGCTGAGTGAAACAGCTCATCAGGGCCCACGGCAGAGCTATGGACATCAAAATGGATTCTCTGGTGGCGTGGGGGCCTTGGCCATAATGAATAATCGTCTACAGGAAACAAGTGTAGATAGGTAG
- the ccdc61 gene encoding coiled-coil domain-containing protein 61 isoform X1, whose amino-acid sequence MEEGSEVIEDIVFRGVEFAVKIEVDKGLLIVEISDSMTADQWRGEFNPAYIEDLTRKTGNFKQFPIFCSMLESAVRKTSDSVALDLLTYADLELLRNRKAGVVSRPRGHQQSSALTAKRYLILIYTVEFDRIHYPLPLPYVGKPDPAALQKEVRALRAELIELTSHGVNKPADLEIQRLRTELTLVKEEKEALAKVLDRLQISASGATPGREDWRARDVVRTLEEQLVKERAKSQRSASKRCQEQRLLIEQLEELRASECALRVRVKSLTNELALLRRGLDNLSVRVTPVSGHISSQTDREIFRSLSRERRSGCGTVRAHSGSRERMENRGQRSEERGRRADSSGPRPRIPRPSPSPTGSRVPRFDPTAYIQDRQRRQKEAELKKLRKVRRDMLTSPTLPERGRSRSREAYPQMTRSGSRGRSLSVERRGSRNSSESSLVDMDEMAKTLFRGRKQMYNGPSVSRGGLLTRKPLCSTPTHRIKDKESSIDAGAELSEIDARLQALQEYMRDLDTGH is encoded by the exons ATGGAGGAAGGCTCTGAAGTGATAGAGGATATTGTTTTTCGAGGGGTGGAGTTTGCTGTGAAGATAGAGGTGGACAAGGGTTTGTTGATAGTCGAAATCTCAGACTCGATGACAGCAGATCAATGGAGGGGCGAATTTAATCCAGCAT ataTTGAAGATCTCACCCGCAAAACTGGCAACTTTAAGCAGTTTCCCATTTTCTGCAGCATGCTGGAATCAGCTGTTAGAAAG ACAAGTGATTCTGTTGCACTTGACCTCCTGACCTATGCTGACCTGGAACTGCTACGTAACAGAAAAGCAGGAGTGGTTAGTCGTCCTCGTGGCCATCAGCAGTCATCTGCTCTCACTGCCAAAAGATACCTCATTCTTATTTACACTGTAGAGTTTGACAG GATACACTACCCTTTACCTTTGCCCTATGTGGGTAAACCTGACCCAGCTGCCCTGCAGAAGGAAGTCAGAGCCCTCAGGGCTGAGCTCATTGAGCTCACCTCTCACGGAGTTAACAAACCTGCAGATCTGGAAATCCAGCGGCTACGCACAGA ACTGACATTGgtgaaagaagagaaggaagcaCTGGCCAAAGTCCTGGACCGACTACAGATCAGTGCAAGTGGTGCCACACCCGGAAGAGAGGACTGGAGGGCCAGAGATGTGGTGAGGACACTGGAGGAACAGCTTGTCAAGGAGAGGGCCAAAAGTCAACGCTCAGCAAGCAAGCGGTGCCAGGAGCAGCGACTCCTAATCGAGCAG TTGGAGGAGCTGAGGGCATCAGAGTGTGCTCTACGTGTTCGTGTCAAGAGTCTCACCAATGAACTGGCGTTACTACGGAGAGGGTTAGACAATCTAAGCGT CCGAGTGACTCCTGTGTCTGGTCACATCAGCTCTCAAACTGACAGGGAAATCTTTCGCTCTCTTTCCCGCGAGAGGAGGTCAGGCTGCGGGACAGTCAGAGCTCACTCAGGATCCAGAGAAAGGATGGAGAACAGAGGGCAAAGGTCAGAAGAAAGGGGCAGAAGAGCAGACTCCTCTGGACCACGTCCTCGCATACCCAGGCCATCACCTTCTCCAACTG gGTCACGGGTACCACGCTTTGACCCAACTGCTTACATCCAGGACAGGCAACGCAGGCAGAAAGAGGCCGAACTCAAAAA aCTAAGAAAGGTGCGGAGAGACATGTTGACATCACCCACTCTCCCTGAGAGGGGGCGTTCACGTTCCAGGGAAGCCTATCCTCAGATGACCCGGTCTGGCAGTAGAGGCAGGAGTTTATCTGTGGAGCGGAGAGGGAGCAGGAACTCCTCCGAAAGCTCGTTAGTGGATATGGATGAAATGGCCAAAACTCTGTTCAG aggaagaaaacagatgTACAATGGACCCAGTGTG TCAAGAGGAGGCCTTTTAACAAGGAAGCCGTTATGCAGTACTCCAACACACAGAATCAAAGACAAAG AGAGCTCCATAGATGCAGGTGCTGAGCTGTCGGAGATCGATGCCAGGTTGCAGGCACTTCAGGAGTACATGAGGGATCTGGATACAGGACACTGA
- the LOC113169068 gene encoding potassium channel subfamily K member 13 isoform X1, whose protein sequence is MWCVCVAAVLMAQRRAAGSCCCPRAPMNEDNARFCLLAGLILLYLLCGAAIFSALEHPFELRARRLWKQQLENFTQRYRVNLGALQTLLRQYEEANGAGIRVDTLRPRWDFSGAFYFVGTVVSTIGFGMTTPATIAGKIFLIFYGLIGCAATILFFNLFLERIITMLAYIMRWCHERRLKCAGVVSSREETSGEEDSLEGWKPSVYYVMLILGMASIVIACSASTLYSSMENWSYVDSLYFCFVAFSTIGFGDLVSSQRQQYESQEAYRLGNCLFILMGVCCIYSLFNVISIIIKQTLNWILGKLVCSGKPQLCSCSAGGCWRLCCPCLRKKNHNSRCLPAHLRHKRLKRNTVQPLPSHCSTGKHRYTDGSVDTVCDSEMEAGGVADGVCVGRRMSEEMISVNEFMVSNKVSLALLQKQLSETAHQGPRQSYGHQNGFSGGVGALAIMNNRLQETSVDR, encoded by the exons ATGTGGTGTGTCTGCGTTGCTGCTGTGCTCATGGCTCAGAGGAGGGCTGCTGGTAGCTGCTGCTGTCCCAGGGCACCCATGAATGAAGATAATGCTCGCTTCTGCCTGCTGGCCGGGCTCATCCTGCTCTACTTATTGTGTGGGGCAGCTATCTTCTCAGCCCTGGAACATCCCTTCGAGCTCCGTGCCCGTCGCCTctggaaacagcagctggaaaacTTCACCCAGAGATACAGGGTCAACCTAGGTGCCCTACAAACTCTGCTGAGGCAGTACGAGGAGGCAAACGGTGCTGGGATCAGAGTGGACACATTGAGGCCCCGCTGGGATTTTTCTGGAGCGTTCTACTTTGTGGGCACAGTGGTCTCCACTATTg GCTTTGGTATGACCACGCCAGCGACCATAGCTGGGAAAATATTCTTAATCTTCTATGGTCTCATTGGTTGTGCTGCCACAATTCTCTTCTTTAACCTCTTCCTGGAGAGGATTATCACCATGTTAGCCTACATCATGCGCTGGTGCCACGAGCGACGGCTGAAGTGTGCAGGGGTCGTGTCGAGCAGGGAAGAGACATCAGGTGAAGAGGACAGCTTGGAGGGCTGGAAACCGTCAGTCTATTACGTTATGCTGATCCTAGGAATGGCTTCGATTGTGATCGCATGCAGTGCCTCTACTCTGTACAGCTCCATGGAGAACTGGAGCTACGTGGACTCCCTCTACTTCTGCTTCGTGGCCTTCAGCACCATTGGCTTTGGGGACCTGGTGAGCAGTCAGAGACAACAATACGAGTCTCAGGAGGCCTACCGGCTTGGCAACTGTCTTTTCATCTTAATGGGAGTATGTTGTATCTACTCACTTTTCaatgttatttctattatcATCAAGCAAACTCTCAACTGGATTCTAGGTAAGCTGGTCTGCTCAGGGAAGCCTCAGCTTTGCTCTTGCTCTGCAGGTGGCTGCTGGAGGCTCTGCTGCCCCTGCCTCcggaaaaaaaatcacaactcGCGGTGCCTGCCTGCTCACCTGAGGCACAAACGCTTAAAGCGCAACACCGTGCAGCCTTTGCCATCCCACTGCTCCACAGGAAAACACCGCTACACGGATGGCTCTGTGGACACAGTGTGCGACAGTGAGATGGAGGCAGGTGGAGTGGCTGACGGGGTATGCGTGGGGCGTCGTATGTCTGAAGAGATGATCTCTGTCAATGAGTTCATGGTATCCAATAAGGTGTCTCTGGCATTACTGCAGAAGCAGCTGAGTGAAACAGCTCATCAGGGCCCACGGCAGAGCTATGGACATCAAAATGGATTCTCTGGTGGCGTGGGGGCCTTGGCCATAATGAATAATCGTCTACAGGAAACAAGTGTAGATAGGTAG
- the itpkca gene encoding inositol-trisphosphate 3-kinase C has protein sequence MTPKKPQQWLQVVGHAGSFHVGDCGTLLKRFCKGEQQSYLSLMEDSLKPFVPAYHGVVQRDKQDYNVIDNLLIHFNSPAIMDCKMGSRTYLEEELFMSRERPQPRKDMYEKMVAVDPEAPTEQERAQQAVLKSRYMQWRETLSSTTTLGFRIEGFKKANEECRTNFKRTKSREQVTEALNSFVESNKHIVWGYVRRLKQLREVLETSDFFRTHEVVGSSLLFVHDWTGRTGVWMIDFAKTGALPPQVTMDHRTPWVEGNREDGYLWGLDNLIDIFANMLPLT, from the exons ATGACTCCCAAAAAGCCGCAGCAATGGCTGCAAGTGGTTGGACATGCAG GGAGCTTCCATGTTGGGGATTGTGGTACACTGCTGAAGAGGTTTTGTAAGGGGGAGCAACAAAGCTATCTGAGCCTGATGGAGGACTCTTTAAAGCCCTTTGTTCCGGCCTACCATGGTGTGGTGCAGCGGGACAAGCAGGATTACAATGTGATAGATAACTTGCTGATACATTTCAACTCACCTGCCATCATGGACTGCAAAATGGGCAGCCG CACATATCTTGAGGAGGAGCTGTTCATGTCCCGAGAACGGCCGCAGCCTCGTAAAGACATGTATGAGAAGATGGTGGCCGTGGACCCAGAGGCCCCAACCGAGCAAGAACGAGCCCAGCAAGCAGTGCTGAAGTCCAGGTACATGCAGTGGAGGGAAACCCTGAGCTCCACAACAACTCTGGGTTTCCGTATTGAAGGATTCAAG AAGGCAAATGAAGAATGTCGCACAAACTTCAAAAGGACCAAGAGCAGGGAACAGGTCACAGAAGCACTTAACAGCTTTGTTGAATCCAATAAACACATTGTG TGGGGATACGTGAGACGTTTGAAACAACTGCGGGAGGTCTTGGAGACGTCAGACTTCTTCAGAACACACGAG GTTGTGGGCAGTTCCTTACTGTTTGTGCACGACTGGACAGGCAGAACGGGAGTCTGGATGATTGACTTTGCAAAGACAGGGGCCTTGCCACCGCAGGTCACCATGGACCACCGCACTCCCTGGGTAGAGGGCAATCGCGAAGATGGCTACCTGTGGGGTCTGGACAACCTCATTGATATATTCGCCAACATGCTGCCACTGACCTGA
- the ccdc61 gene encoding coiled-coil domain-containing protein 61 isoform X2 codes for MEEGSEVIEDIVFRGVEFAVKIEVDKGLLIVEISDSMTADQWRGEFNPAYIEDLTRKTGNFKQFPIFCSMLESAVRKTSDSVALDLLTYADLELLRNRKAGVVSRPRGHQQSSALTAKRYLILIYTVEFDRIHYPLPLPYVGKPDPAALQKEVRALRAELIELTSHGVNKPADLEIQRLRTELTLVKEEKEALAKVLDRLQISASGATPGREDWRARDVVRTLEEQLVKERAKSQRSASKRCQEQRLLIEQLEELRASECALRVRVKSLTNELALLRRGRVTPVSGHISSQTDREIFRSLSRERRSGCGTVRAHSGSRERMENRGQRSEERGRRADSSGPRPRIPRPSPSPTGSRVPRFDPTAYIQDRQRRQKEAELKKLRKVRRDMLTSPTLPERGRSRSREAYPQMTRSGSRGRSLSVERRGSRNSSESSLVDMDEMAKTLFRGRKQMYNGPSVSRGGLLTRKPLCSTPTHRIKDKESSIDAGAELSEIDARLQALQEYMRDLDTGH; via the exons ATGGAGGAAGGCTCTGAAGTGATAGAGGATATTGTTTTTCGAGGGGTGGAGTTTGCTGTGAAGATAGAGGTGGACAAGGGTTTGTTGATAGTCGAAATCTCAGACTCGATGACAGCAGATCAATGGAGGGGCGAATTTAATCCAGCAT ataTTGAAGATCTCACCCGCAAAACTGGCAACTTTAAGCAGTTTCCCATTTTCTGCAGCATGCTGGAATCAGCTGTTAGAAAG ACAAGTGATTCTGTTGCACTTGACCTCCTGACCTATGCTGACCTGGAACTGCTACGTAACAGAAAAGCAGGAGTGGTTAGTCGTCCTCGTGGCCATCAGCAGTCATCTGCTCTCACTGCCAAAAGATACCTCATTCTTATTTACACTGTAGAGTTTGACAG GATACACTACCCTTTACCTTTGCCCTATGTGGGTAAACCTGACCCAGCTGCCCTGCAGAAGGAAGTCAGAGCCCTCAGGGCTGAGCTCATTGAGCTCACCTCTCACGGAGTTAACAAACCTGCAGATCTGGAAATCCAGCGGCTACGCACAGA ACTGACATTGgtgaaagaagagaaggaagcaCTGGCCAAAGTCCTGGACCGACTACAGATCAGTGCAAGTGGTGCCACACCCGGAAGAGAGGACTGGAGGGCCAGAGATGTGGTGAGGACACTGGAGGAACAGCTTGTCAAGGAGAGGGCCAAAAGTCAACGCTCAGCAAGCAAGCGGTGCCAGGAGCAGCGACTCCTAATCGAGCAG TTGGAGGAGCTGAGGGCATCAGAGTGTGCTCTACGTGTTCGTGTCAAGAGTCTCACCAATGAACTGGCGTTACTACGGAGAGG CCGAGTGACTCCTGTGTCTGGTCACATCAGCTCTCAAACTGACAGGGAAATCTTTCGCTCTCTTTCCCGCGAGAGGAGGTCAGGCTGCGGGACAGTCAGAGCTCACTCAGGATCCAGAGAAAGGATGGAGAACAGAGGGCAAAGGTCAGAAGAAAGGGGCAGAAGAGCAGACTCCTCTGGACCACGTCCTCGCATACCCAGGCCATCACCTTCTCCAACTG gGTCACGGGTACCACGCTTTGACCCAACTGCTTACATCCAGGACAGGCAACGCAGGCAGAAAGAGGCCGAACTCAAAAA aCTAAGAAAGGTGCGGAGAGACATGTTGACATCACCCACTCTCCCTGAGAGGGGGCGTTCACGTTCCAGGGAAGCCTATCCTCAGATGACCCGGTCTGGCAGTAGAGGCAGGAGTTTATCTGTGGAGCGGAGAGGGAGCAGGAACTCCTCCGAAAGCTCGTTAGTGGATATGGATGAAATGGCCAAAACTCTGTTCAG aggaagaaaacagatgTACAATGGACCCAGTGTG TCAAGAGGAGGCCTTTTAACAAGGAAGCCGTTATGCAGTACTCCAACACACAGAATCAAAGACAAAG AGAGCTCCATAGATGCAGGTGCTGAGCTGTCGGAGATCGATGCCAGGTTGCAGGCACTTCAGGAGTACATGAGGGATCTGGATACAGGACACTGA